A single Chloracidobacterium sp. DNA region contains:
- the tmk gene encoding dTMP kinase: MHFTGEASTACSGFLKGRFITFEGIDGSGKSTQLRMLAAILRERGIDVITTCEPGGTPLGKHLRSAFLETEETVAPLAELLLFAADRAQHVEFLIRPSIAGGRVVISDRYADATEAYQGAGRGFPSETIRQVIDLATGGLKPDLTLFFDISVDDAFGRMTARDASGGKRNRMDLEKAEFYQRVRDEYFAIAKREPERFIVIDAARSKTEIQHDVTQAVMGLLGNN, from the coding sequence ATCCATTTCACAGGAGAGGCGTCCACAGCCTGTTCAGGCTTCTTGAAAGGAAGATTTATAACCTTTGAGGGAATCGACGGTAGCGGAAAATCAACACAGTTGAGAATGCTCGCCGCCATTCTGCGTGAGCGCGGCATCGATGTGATCACTACTTGCGAACCGGGCGGAACGCCGCTCGGCAAGCACCTTCGTTCGGCGTTTTTGGAAACCGAGGAAACCGTAGCACCGCTGGCCGAGCTCTTGCTATTTGCCGCAGACCGGGCGCAACACGTTGAATTCTTAATTCGACCGTCGATAGCAGGAGGTCGCGTGGTGATTTCAGACCGATATGCTGACGCAACCGAGGCATATCAGGGCGCGGGGCGGGGTTTTCCGAGTGAGACGATCCGACAAGTGATAGATCTCGCAACCGGTGGACTCAAACCTGATCTTACGTTATTTTTCGATATCTCGGTTGACGACGCGTTTGGACGAATGACTGCCCGTGACGCCTCGGGCGGTAAACGGAATCGAATGGATCTGGAAAAGGCAGAGTTTTACCAACGGGTGCGTGACGAGTATTTCGCCATCGCAAAGCGTGAGCCTGAGCGATTTATAGTGATCGATGCCGCCCGGTCTAAGACTGAGATCCAGCACGATGTAACACAGGCGGTGATGGGCCTTTTGGGAAACAATTGA
- the hfq gene encoding RNA chaperone Hfq, producing the protein MEKQAAQNIQDAFLNSARRERITVVVHLLPGSTVSGRIKSFDKFSVLLDVGGPDVLIFKHAISSISQERRPQPVQAS; encoded by the coding sequence ATGGAAAAGCAGGCTGCTCAAAATATTCAGGACGCATTTTTGAATTCGGCAAGGCGTGAACGGATCACCGTAGTTGTACATCTGCTTCCGGGATCGACCGTATCCGGCCGTATCAAGAGTTTTGATAAGTTTTCGGTGTTGCTCGATGTTGGCGGGCCGGACGTTTTGATCTTCAAACACGCGATTTCATCCATTTCACAGGAGAGGCGTCCACAGCCTGTTCAGGCTTCTTGA
- a CDS encoding GH92 family glycosyl hydrolase — protein sequence MKIITHVVLIALLYLSVPAQRSENYVRYVNPLIGTQKMGHTYPGATVPFGSVQLSPDTDEQPYLIGGKYNKDTYKYCSGYNYDDSEIVGFSHTHFSGTGHSDLGDFLVMPTVGELQMTPGVKGDPKSGFRSAFSHANETAEADYYKVLLEDDNILAEMTSTTRVGFHQYTFPKSDNAHIILDLMHGIYNYDDKNVWTYARVENDHTIVGYRQTNGWARTRTVYFAMEFSKPFTSYGVKNFGKEDYKGFWRKFDQTKNFPEMAGKQLRAYFDFKTEKDEKIKVKFALSPVSTEGAKANMAAEIPHWDFERVKSEGQAAWNRELSKIAVTTIDKGEMTNFYTAMYHAFISPTVYMDTDGQYKGLDQNVHNSLRKPARSKGVLSNDDSFTNYTTFSLWDTYRALHPLFNIIQPTRNRDMVRSMMAHYDQSAEHMLPIWSHYANENWCMIGYHSVSVVADSIITGNLTGTEANKALDAAVQTAKTRYYDGLGYYIDLGYVPEDKNGSSVSKTLEYAYDDWAIAQAAKKLNRNDIYNEFIKRSENWKNVYDTSSGFTRPKTTDGKFYEKFDPLKTEGQGFIEGNAWNYSLYVPHDPDQMIKMMGGRAKFSAHLDELFTMHLPDSFFAETEDITREGIIGGYIHGNEPSHHVAYLYNWTDTPWKTQERVRMILKNQYHPTPDGLGGNDDCGQMSAWYLFSALGFYPVAPASDQYQLGSPAIKTATLHLENGKSLSIEARNQSDKNVYVSKVELNGKPLNRRYITYADITNGGKLVFFMDDTH from the coding sequence ATGAAAATCATCACGCACGTCGTTTTAATTGCCTTGCTGTACCTTTCAGTTCCGGCACAGCGTTCCGAAAATTACGTGCGCTACGTCAACCCGCTTATCGGCACGCAGAAAATGGGACACACGTATCCCGGTGCGACCGTCCCGTTTGGCTCTGTGCAATTGTCGCCGGACACAGACGAGCAGCCGTATTTGATAGGCGGCAAATATAATAAAGACACCTACAAATATTGCTCCGGTTACAACTACGACGACAGCGAGATCGTCGGGTTTTCGCACACGCATTTTAGCGGAACTGGCCACTCCGACCTTGGCGATTTTCTGGTAATGCCGACCGTCGGCGAACTCCAAATGACGCCCGGCGTAAAGGGCGACCCGAAGAGCGGTTTTCGTTCGGCGTTCTCACACGCGAACGAGACCGCCGAGGCCGACTATTATAAAGTCCTGCTCGAGGACGACAACATATTGGCCGAAATGACCTCGACAACGCGCGTCGGCTTTCACCAATACACTTTCCCCAAATCGGACAACGCCCACATCATCCTTGATCTGATGCACGGCATCTACAATTACGACGACAAAAACGTCTGGACGTACGCCCGCGTCGAAAACGATCATACGATCGTCGGTTATCGTCAGACTAACGGCTGGGCCCGCACGCGGACCGTCTATTTCGCGATGGAATTTTCCAAACCGTTCACGAGCTACGGCGTCAAAAATTTCGGCAAAGAAGACTACAAAGGTTTCTGGCGAAAATTTGACCAGACCAAAAACTTCCCCGAAATGGCGGGCAAACAGCTGCGTGCGTATTTCGATTTCAAGACCGAAAAGGACGAAAAGATCAAAGTAAAATTCGCCCTCTCACCTGTCTCAACCGAAGGAGCGAAAGCGAATATGGCCGCCGAGATCCCGCACTGGGATTTCGAACGCGTAAAATCCGAAGGCCAGGCTGCCTGGAACCGTGAGCTGAGCAAGATCGCCGTCACCACAATCGACAAAGGCGAGATGACCAATTTCTACACGGCAATGTATCACGCGTTCATTTCGCCTACGGTTTACATGGACACCGACGGCCAATACAAAGGCCTGGACCAAAACGTCCATAACTCTTTGCGGAAGCCCGCACGAAGTAAGGGCGTTCTTTCGAACGACGACTCATTCACCAATTACACCACTTTCTCGCTCTGGGATACTTACCGTGCCTTGCACCCGCTGTTCAACATAATTCAGCCAACACGAAACCGCGATATGGTGCGCTCGATGATGGCCCATTACGACCAAAGCGCCGAACATATGCTGCCCATTTGGTCGCATTATGCTAACGAAAACTGGTGCATGATCGGATACCACAGCGTGTCGGTCGTCGCCGATTCGATCATCACGGGTAATTTGACAGGGACTGAGGCAAACAAAGCTCTCGACGCTGCCGTCCAGACGGCGAAGACCAGATACTACGACGGCCTCGGCTACTACATTGACCTCGGCTACGTGCCCGAGGACAAAAACGGCTCGTCCGTCTCGAAAACTCTCGAATACGCCTACGACGATTGGGCGATCGCTCAGGCGGCGAAAAAGCTTAACCGCAATGACATCTACAACGAGTTCATCAAACGCTCGGAGAATTGGAAAAACGTTTACGACACCTCAAGCGGGTTCACACGGCCGAAAACGACCGACGGCAAATTCTATGAAAAGTTCGATCCGCTCAAGACCGAAGGCCAGGGCTTTATCGAGGGCAACGCCTGGAACTACAGCCTCTACGTCCCGCACGACCCTGACCAGATGATCAAGATGATGGGCGGCCGTGCAAAATTCTCCGCTCACCTCGACGAGCTTTTCACGATGCACCTGCCCGACTCGTTCTTCGCCGAAACCGAAGACATCACCCGCGAAGGCATCATCGGCGGCTACATCCACGGCAACGAACCCTCGCACCACGTCGCCTATCTCTACAACTGGACAGACACACCGTGGAAAACGCAGGAACGCGTCCGCATGATCCTAAAAAATCAATACCACCCTACGCCAGACGGACTCGGCGGCAACGACGACTGCGGTCAGATGTCCGCATGGTATCTGTTCTCCGCCCTCGGCTTCTACCCCGTCGCCCCCGCGTCCGACCAATACCAACTCGGCTCCCCCGCCATAAAAACCGCCACCCTCCACCTAGAAAACGGCAAAAGCCTCTCCATCGAGGCCCGCAACCAATCCGACAAAAACGTCTACGTCTCCAAAGTCGAACTAAACGGCAAACCCCTCAACCGCCGCTACATAACCTACGCCGACATCACAAACGGCGGAAAACTAGTGTTTTTTATGGATGATACGCACTGA
- the miaA gene encoding tRNA (adenosine(37)-N6)-dimethylallyltransferase MiaA, with the protein MKERTERSSIYAIAGPTASGKTALGVELALRIGGEVVNFDSVQIYKGIKLATAKPSTEEMRGVPHHLIDYVDPNVNYTAADWASDASAKIVEIEGRGNVPILVGGTGFYLRTLRQPLFDSPKTDAALREKLRAEHKEHGPEYLHQMLAKLDPEAAAKIPERDYARSMRGLEVYYQTGKPISEHQPNREEPPEFAKRIRLFVLNPDRKHLYEKINVRTEQHFASGLIDEVKQLRVGGVKDNTNALGAHAYRRVCEYLRGERTLSEAIERSQQDVRNYAKRQLTWFRREPGVIWLDGFGSAGGMVDRILTDDPILSIGK; encoded by the coding sequence GTGAAAGAGAGAACAGAGCGGAGTTCAATTTATGCGATCGCAGGTCCGACGGCGTCTGGGAAGACCGCTCTTGGGGTCGAATTGGCGTTAAGGATCGGCGGCGAGGTCGTCAACTTCGATTCGGTCCAGATCTACAAGGGCATTAAACTCGCCACGGCAAAACCATCCACCGAAGAAATGCGTGGTGTGCCGCATCATCTGATCGATTACGTCGATCCGAATGTGAACTACACGGCTGCAGATTGGGCGAGCGATGCTTCGGCAAAGATCGTTGAGATCGAGGGTCGTGGCAATGTGCCGATACTAGTTGGCGGCACCGGATTTTATTTGCGGACGCTGCGTCAGCCTTTGTTCGACAGCCCAAAAACCGACGCGGCGTTGCGTGAAAAGCTGCGTGCAGAGCATAAAGAGCACGGGCCGGAATACCTTCATCAAATGCTCGCAAAGCTTGACCCGGAAGCCGCGGCGAAAATCCCTGAGCGTGATTATGCCCGCTCGATGCGTGGTCTTGAGGTTTATTATCAGACCGGAAAACCTATTTCCGAGCATCAGCCAAACCGCGAAGAGCCGCCGGAATTTGCGAAGCGAATTCGTCTGTTTGTTCTCAATCCCGATCGCAAACATCTTTATGAAAAGATAAATGTCCGGACCGAGCAGCATTTCGCATCGGGTTTGATCGACGAGGTGAAACAATTGCGCGTGGGGGGCGTTAAAGACAATACGAACGCACTCGGTGCCCACGCGTATCGGCGCGTATGTGAATATCTGAGGGGCGAACGAACACTCAGTGAAGCGATCGAAAGATCGCAGCAAGATGTCCGAAACTATGCCAAGCGGCAGTTGACCTGGTTTCGCCGGGAGCCAGGCGTTATTTGGCTGGACGGATTTGGCTCGGCTGGCGGAATGGTTGATCGGATATTGACAGATGACCCGATTTTGTCGATCGGGAAATGA
- a CDS encoding lysoplasmalogenase gives MINAEVTIILVAVCLIGSVVSVFGQWRRSHLTRATAKVVASTAFILTAVVNGAGTTFYGRAILAALIFSWVGDVLLLSARSVFLTAGIAAFLLAHIGFVVAFAFQNIDLAAMGVALVLMTAFGALMLRWLWPHLDGFYKVAVPIYIAAIVLMTSLAAAVSAASGSYIAIIAAVAFTVSDISVARDRFVERSIVNSIWGLPLYFAAQILFAFSVFYFK, from the coding sequence ATGATCAACGCTGAAGTCACAATAATTTTAGTTGCAGTGTGCCTGATCGGTTCGGTCGTTTCGGTATTTGGACAATGGCGACGGTCGCACTTGACTCGAGCAACCGCCAAGGTCGTGGCGAGCACGGCATTTATATTGACCGCCGTCGTGAATGGTGCCGGGACAACATTTTATGGCCGAGCTATTCTGGCTGCACTTATCTTCAGTTGGGTCGGTGACGTCCTGCTGCTTTCGGCACGAAGTGTATTTTTGACCGCTGGGATCGCCGCATTTCTGCTTGCACATATTGGCTTTGTAGTGGCTTTTGCCTTTCAGAATATCGACCTCGCCGCGATGGGCGTCGCACTTGTCTTAATGACGGCATTTGGGGCATTGATGCTACGTTGGTTATGGCCGCATCTGGACGGGTTTTACAAGGTCGCGGTGCCGATATATATCGCTGCGATCGTTTTAATGACGTCGCTTGCGGCGGCGGTTAGTGCGGCTTCCGGCTCATATATTGCCATCATTGCGGCGGTAGCTTTTACAGTTTCTGATATTTCGGTTGCACGCGATCGGTTTGTAGAGCGGAGTATCGTCAACAGTATCTGGGGATTGCCGCTGTACTTTGCTGCTCAGATCCTGTTTGCATTCTCCGTGTTCTACTTCAAGTAA